The proteins below come from a single Iocasia fonsfrigidae genomic window:
- a CDS encoding Hsp70 family protein: protein MWSYRLNPGEQKYEGRRFTRSELMEMSTYKLRNICHKYRIIRGYQKEYDRDSLIRIILKYRGVKKPNLIDEKKEGGFERVQNLVQKNPLTKLNHLDKIKLPAKITVYQEVGVNKEDQYKIIVENEIKESNVLLINGEDHLCGIFNLKKDKSEDDVYFLYANKGNLNLTNIDNKNYSFLFFRKNESEYIYKSYYQEKELPPINLYYYQVPIIDFEIKELEDTRTVLCIDFGTSNTTAGAYLDTNYVSGPSHNDILNGKIKINDINFVKFPYTISKEEKWIEIMPSVVYVIDCKDSENIKYLFGYEALDRMKKNDYSSSASVFQGIKRWVNNYQQEEEIYDEKGNISVIKRGEIIKAYINYVIELAEHNFKCKFQNIHISSPVKMKAQFLAMFEDIMNDYHIEKVDVLDEGISVLYNTIANFIKDRKFVDNKEYKALVIDCGGGTTDLSSCTFSIEEGNISYKVNIETGFENGDTNFGGNNITYRIMQYMKIVFANYYKNNGEIIDIDELIDIPAVDIFRLVDEIGVKEIYKDFEEKYREVGNIIPTKFREYENKTSAEYQKVKNNFYFLWEIAENMKKQFFKKTNIIRNKFDSDELNTVDSDLHITSLNQWNLSIIDGQSLDRVNKFPNVVFNIKEISKLIKADIYEIVKKFLESFYESRELMNYSIIKLTGQSCKIDIFKEALKEFVPGRSIEFKQKGTDKSQSLELKLACLRGVIKYMKSKKLGDIEVSIKNAAPALPYTLTAKTFTGREKVVIHNQERTNQAKGFISKPISTEKIKFYLKSDEGTLEKIYIYENDLSEYTFAEIDEIVSQYEGKIVQEDTDNIKNGEIKFFVYTDENNWGFYVLPICRKEEKLHVGEKKYFAFEGDLSKLDFFDGLK, encoded by the coding sequence ATGTGGTCATATAGATTAAACCCAGGGGAACAAAAATATGAGGGCAGAAGGTTCACTAGAAGTGAATTAATGGAAATGTCAACATATAAGTTAAGGAATATCTGTCATAAGTATAGAATAATCAGGGGTTATCAAAAGGAATATGATAGGGATAGCTTAATTAGAATTATTTTAAAGTATAGGGGGGTAAAAAAACCGAATTTAATTGATGAGAAAAAGGAGGGGGGGTTTGAAAGGGTACAAAACCTGGTACAAAAAAATCCCCTTACAAAATTAAATCACCTGGACAAGATTAAATTGCCTGCAAAAATAACTGTATATCAGGAGGTTGGTGTAAATAAAGAAGATCAGTACAAAATCATTGTAGAAAATGAAATAAAAGAATCAAATGTCCTACTTATTAATGGAGAAGACCATTTATGTGGTATATTTAATTTAAAAAAGGATAAGAGTGAAGATGATGTGTACTTCCTTTATGCTAATAAAGGAAACCTGAATTTAACTAATATTGATAATAAAAATTATAGTTTCCTCTTTTTCCGAAAAAACGAGTCAGAATATATATATAAAAGTTACTATCAGGAAAAAGAACTGCCACCGATTAATCTCTATTATTATCAGGTTCCAATTATAGATTTTGAGATAAAAGAGTTAGAAGATACCAGGACAGTTTTATGTATTGATTTTGGAACCTCAAACACGACTGCCGGGGCATACCTTGACACTAATTATGTTTCAGGCCCATCACATAATGATATATTAAACGGAAAGATCAAAATAAATGATATTAATTTTGTTAAATTCCCTTATACAATATCAAAAGAGGAAAAATGGATAGAGATAATGCCCAGTGTTGTTTATGTAATAGATTGTAAGGACTCAGAAAACATTAAGTATTTATTTGGTTATGAGGCCTTAGATAGAATGAAGAAAAATGATTATTCAAGTAGTGCCAGTGTCTTTCAAGGGATAAAACGATGGGTAAATAATTATCAGCAGGAAGAAGAGATATATGATGAAAAAGGTAATATTTCTGTAATTAAGCGGGGAGAGATAATTAAGGCCTATATCAATTATGTAATTGAACTGGCAGAACATAATTTCAAGTGTAAATTTCAGAACATACACATCTCAAGCCCGGTTAAAATGAAGGCACAGTTTCTAGCAATGTTTGAGGATATTATGAATGATTATCATATAGAAAAGGTAGATGTTTTAGATGAGGGTATTTCAGTTTTATATAATACTATCGCTAATTTTATTAAGGATAGAAAATTTGTTGATAATAAAGAATATAAGGCACTGGTGATAGATTGTGGTGGTGGTACAACAGACTTATCTTCTTGTACATTTAGCATTGAAGAAGGGAATATCTCTTATAAAGTAAATATAGAGACCGGATTTGAGAATGGTGATACTAATTTTGGTGGGAACAATATAACCTACCGAATAATGCAGTATATGAAAATTGTTTTTGCTAATTATTATAAGAATAATGGTGAGATTATAGATATTGATGAATTGATAGATATTCCTGCTGTCGATATCTTTAGATTAGTTGATGAAATAGGTGTAAAAGAGATATATAAGGATTTTGAAGAAAAATACCGGGAAGTAGGAAATATTATTCCAACTAAGTTTAGGGAGTATGAAAATAAAACCAGTGCTGAATATCAGAAGGTAAAAAATAATTTTTATTTCCTCTGGGAGATAGCTGAAAATATGAAGAAACAGTTCTTTAAAAAAACCAATATCATTAGAAATAAGTTTGATTCAGATGAATTGAACACAGTTGATAGTGATCTTCATATAACATCATTAAATCAGTGGAATTTATCTATCATTGATGGGCAAAGCCTTGATAGGGTTAATAAATTTCCTAATGTTGTTTTCAATATTAAAGAAATTTCAAAGCTCATTAAAGCTGATATATATGAAATAGTTAAGAAGTTTCTGGAGAGTTTTTATGAAAGCAGAGAATTAATGAACTATTCTATTATCAAACTAACTGGGCAATCCTGTAAGATAGATATCTTTAAAGAAGCCCTTAAAGAATTTGTGCCTGGCAGGAGTATAGAATTTAAACAAAAAGGCACAGATAAAAGTCAGTCGCTGGAATTAAAATTAGCCTGTTTACGTGGGGTTATTAAATACATGAAATCCAAGAAATTAGGTGATATAGAGGTTTCTATTAAAAATGCAGCACCAGCACTGCCTTATACTTTAACTGCCAAGACCTTTACGGGCAGAGAAAAGGTAGTAATTCATAATCAGGAAAGGACCAATCAGGCGAAAGGGTTTATATCAAAACCAATAAGTACAGAGAAAATAAAGTTTTATTTAAAGAGTGATGAGGGGACATTAGAGAAGATATATATCTATGAAAATGATCTTAGTGAATATACCTTTGCTGAGATTGATGAGATTGTAAGCCAGTATGAGGGGAAAATTGTTCAGGAAGATACTGATAATATTAAAAATGGAGAAATCAAATTCTTTGTTTATACAGATGAGAACAACTGGGGTTTTTATGTTTTACCTATTTGTAGGAAAGAAGAAAAGCTTCATGTAGGTGAGAAAAAATATTTTGCTTTTGAAGGTGATCTATCAAAACTGGACTTTTTTGATGGTTTAAAATAG